The Podospora pseudoanserina strain CBS 124.78 chromosome 7 map unlocalized CBS124.78p_7, whole genome shotgun sequence region tccgcgtTCAAGCTCAATCCGACATCTCAACTCCCGGCTAGCGGCAGAGCTAAATCTCAGCAAATGTCTTGATGACCCGGTGCTTCTCTCTGTCCTCAGCCGACAACTCGGCATTGCCCGGCCGCTCGACAACAAAGCTCTGCATGCCAGCTTGCTTGgcagcctccacctccttggCATTGTCGCTCAGGAAGAGCCAGCTGTTCGCCTCTGGGAATTCCGGATGAGCTGCCAGGATGGTCTGGTAGGACGACGCCTCTTGCTTTGGCCCGGCATTGACTGTGTCAAAAAAGTCGGAAATCTCGGGAATCAGATCGGCCGGCTGACTGTTGGTGTGCTTGAACAGCAGCTTTTGCGCCGCCACCGATCCGGAAGAGTAGATCATGATCTCCTTTCCGGCCTTCTTCCACTGGACAAACTTGGGAGCGACATCGTCGAAGAGCGGGGCCTTGAGCTCGCCGGACTTGTAGCCGGACTCCCAGAGATAACCCTGGAGGCTCTTGAGGTAGGCGATCTTGACATCACGGCTCATGAGGTCCTTGACATGAGCTGTCAAGGCTTCTTGTGAGCTGGCATGCTCTGCCGGAAAGGCGTCCCTGTACTGTGAGAACTCTGGCTCGTCCCATTGGGCTTCAAGGGTTGCTGGGAGCGCTGAGAGAGCGTAGGGAAACTATCCATAGTAAAGCAGGAATATGATTATTAGCATAAGTTCTAAGATGTAGATCCTGCCGGCCAACCGGATAACAGCCCTGGCCTTCCTGTGTTTCTGGTATGTGTGTGGctggagagagggagagaagggtCCTCTCAGAACTTTCTGACAGCACATCGCATCCCATCTCCCTTCCCGTGCTTGGAGAGTGTGAGGTTAAGGCCCTGCAGTGACACACCACACAAGAGACACCCGCCACGGGGGATTGACCAACGACCAGTTGGGGAcagcaggagaagggaggggcTGGTCCGGTCATGAGTGGCTCGACCGCATTGTGATGGCCGGAGGGTCGAACCACAGCGGACACAGTCACGGAGCTTGCCATGGAAAAAAGTGTTGGGAgtggtgagaggggaggCACTCACAAGCACATCCTTGACGAATGAGATGGGACATACTGTGCCCTCTGTGGCAGCCAAGTTGGTATTAGCCAATTCGCCCGTTCCAAGTCATTCAGTGATCATCTgcctgcccctccatccgACCACGAggggctgaagaagctggcTAATGCAGAGGTGGAATGCGAGTGATGTGTGAGGGGTGGCTGGTACCAATGTCAAGGAGCACAACCTTGGGCTGGCCGGACGACGCCATTGCGCAAAGCTGGACCCCGCGAGTTGTGTTAGCGCACTCGGCGCGGGTTCGGGGATGATGGAAGGGCtggcgtgggaggagggatctTTTCGgagcggaggatgggggcCGAGAATGAAAATGGTCCGGTTGGAGATGCCGTGGACTGCGAACTGTCAGGCGGTGAGCAGTTCGT contains the following coding sequences:
- the UTR4 gene encoding enolase-phosphatase E1 (COG:E; EggNog:ENOG503P1UD) translates to MASSGQPKVVLLDIEGTVCPISFVKDVLFPYALSALPATLEAQWDEPEFSQYRDAFPAEHASSQEALTAHVKDLMSRDVKIAYLKSLQGYLWESGYKSGELKAPLFDDVAPKFVQWKKAGKEIMIYSSGSVAAQKLLFKHTNSQPADLIPEISDFFDTVNAGPKQEASSYQTILAAHPEFPEANSWLFLSDNAKEVEAAKQAGMQSFVVERPGNAELSAEDREKHRVIKTFAEI